The stretch of DNA TGCCCCAAACTTCCTCTGCTCCATAATCATCAAATAGAATCTTTCGAACCCCTGTTTTAAAACCTAATGCTTTTTTAGTTGGAGGAATAGCTTTGATTTTATCCCAGCCCTGAACCGTTTCATTGTCAATAATAACCAAGACTTTCCCACCCAACCGTTTGACGTGTTTGAGGACTTCCGTTGTTTTTCCTGTTCCTGTTGTACCAACATAGGCATGGCACATTGTCTGAGCTTTGTCTCCCATAATTAAAGCATTGCGGCTTGTGGTTTTTGTTTTTTATCCTTTTTGGTATTGATGTTGCGAATGTTATCGCCCGTTGGAGCTTGCCCCTTAGTAAACTGTTTTTTTAATTGATTGGCCAACTGAAATTTCATAAATAGATTTGTCCCCAAAGAAACAGCAATAACCATTTCAGGACCCCAGCGGAACTTCCATTTTTTATACACAATAGCAGCGCAATCAATCAAATCTTTATATTCTGGACTGCTTAAATCTTTGTATGTCCTAAACTGGATGGAATTGTCCCAAGTACCGTATACATTTTGACTAAATAATTTAGCAGTTGTATCATCGTAAAACCAAAAGAAAAGACGAGCAGCTGCTCGATCTTCATCATTGATACTCGAAGCATCTATAGGATCCCTTTCGTCGTCATCGTCGCCCAAATCTTCAGGATCATCATCTCCCAAAACCACCTCCCTAGCTTTGTCCCCTCTTTGCTGTTGGTAAGCTTCCGAATCGTCCCCTCCATTTAATAAGTCATCCAAGGTCTTTGAAGCAGCTTCTTTTTTATCCGTTGTTGCTTCCGTCGTTTCTTGGTTCAATGCATCCGTTGTTGGATCCTCCATTTTCTTTGGTCTTTAGTTCAATTATTTTTTTTATCATATCGGCAAATTCCTCCAAGCTGTAATTTTTTAAAATATCGGCTTTTAGGTCTTTTCCATCAGCAGAAAAGGCTAACTCCATAACTCTTATTTTATCCTTTACAGGAGTGAGCGCAAAAGAAATTTTAATTGCTGAGTTAGGGGCAATTTTGCCTTCATCAATTAATTGATTTTGCCGTTGAGCTGCAAAGGCCGCTATTTTGTCCTGGTTATTAATCAGCATACCAAAAACTTTGTTGGCTATTCCAATTGGACCACCCAAAAGTGTAAAAATTTGATTCATTGCCATTCCAGAAAAACCACTGTCAAACATGATATATTTTTTAGTTGATTTATAATAAAGCATTGGGATCCCATTGTCGCACCTTTTTCCTTGATGTTCACTCAAATATCCCTGTTCTGCCAATCGTTTTAAAACGTATCGAACCCTTGATTTTAAGTCTTTAAGCCCTTTCCCTTGTTGATAGTAAAAATCCGTTTGTTGGGCAACCGAAGCGACGATAAGCGCAATATAAGCCTCTCCACTAGATTCGGTGACTTCCACCACAGCTGCAAAAACGTTTTGTTGTAATTCGATACTATACACAGGTTATTTTTGATTATAAATTTACGTTTTTGTTTTAATAAAATCAAATTATTGATTTTTTAAAACGGTTTTGATTGATTTTTAGCCGTATTTTAATTATTTTTAATCAAAAAAATGATTTATGGGAAACATTAAGATTGAAATCACAGAAGACAAAGGATCAGGAAAACGCTATGGCATAAAAGCAACTGAAGTACCTAACGGATTTGAAAAATTCCTTTTTGGAGCTAAAGAAAAAGTGTATAAGGTGCTGCTAATGTCTAGACCTAAAATAAGCCCTGAGAAAGCTAAAGAGATGCTTAAAACGCTTTTTGATAACCAAGAAGCTTGGAAGGAAAACAAGGGCAAAAAATGTGATTATTTGGCTCGTTTATCAGAATATCCTTTAGCCACTTTTTTTATTACCAATACAACTTGTAACAATGATGCAACTAAAACCAGCAAAAAAACTGACGACCAATAAAGTAATTAAATCAGCGCACAATTGGCTGTTTTTTACCATTACCAAAAATGGAATTTTAGATTGTAGTTCTATGGTTGAAATTGTTTTTTATGGTCAACATCATGGAGGACAACTAAAGGACAACCCTAATGGAAAAAAGGCTCTAGCTAGATACTCTACAAACCAAGTCTTTGCTAGTGGCTCTTATATGCAGCCCTTACCGCCCAATTTGGATCGCAGCCAGATGTCTGTACAAATCTATTTTTTTATGGATGAGGATGTTTTTATACAAATAGATAACTTTGATTTTAATCAAAAATTTGAGGGGGAGTCTATTATTGTTCAAAACAGGGACGAAAATGATCCTTTGTATTATGTAAATATAGGTTCTTTATTTAGTGTTGCTGCTGCAAATGCCGAGCCTATTGCTATTAGTGATCCTTCTCAATTTAAATTGGTTCAAAAAGGAAAAAGTGCCTATAAGGTTTTTGATCTTGGAGGGGGGCAATTTAAAATTGCTCGTGCGGATACGGGGGCTAATGTCAATCCTACCTCGCCTACTGGTCGTGGGATCCTTAAATTGTATGGGGAGTTATCTAGTGAAGGATAATTATCTTAATGTTTCAAAAAATGAATTGACTTTATCTCTTTCAGATCCTAACTCCTTTGAAGATTCGTGGACAAGAATATTTTCGGATTTGTTGTCAATAATATCTTTTATATTGTCTGGTGTGAAGTTCCTTAAATCAATATAATACTTACTTTCTTTTAATGGAGATTTTTTTCCGCCAAAAGATAATATTAATTCCATTTTAAAATTTTGGATCATTAATGGCTCTGTATATAATAATATTTTTTCTGAAAAGAAAGCAGGTCTATTGAAATAGAGAATATCAGTAATATTATTTCTATTAGCTAGCGATCCATTGTATTGATAGTCAATTCCTTTGTTTTGATAAAGATGTGGAGCACGTATTGATTCACTAAATTTCCCATTATTTATAAAAAGACTAACATTTACATTTTCCTCATTTAATAATGAACTATGATTAAATATCGCAACATTAATATTAAGAATTGCGGAATGTCTTGAAGAGGAAAATCCCGAAGGTGAAGATAGAGTTATGGAGTGGAAATCTATGTATCCCCCTAGGTTAGGATATTTTTTTTGTTTAAATAAAGCCTCTACATAATGATGAGGAGCTTTATTGGTTTGACCATCTAATCGCATATAATAAATGCTATTAAATTGGTGCGGTTTTGTAAAACTTTCCTCTACTTCAAATACATAAACATACTTGTTGTTCCCTGCATCTATTGTATGCATTCTTATTTGTGCAGCTAGTGGTATTATTCTATTTGTTATTTTAGATATAAAACTATCTTTAGAAATTAATTTGTCAACAGGATCTAATTCACCTTTAAATACTTTCGTTTTTTTGCTGTTATCATATTCACCTTTAGGAGCTCCCCAAACAAGTAATCCTCCATTAGAATTTAAGAAGGCACAAATTGTTTTTAATATGCCTTCTTCCTTTTTTTTATGGTCATTAATACCTCTAGCAAAGTAAGATTTATACTCTACAATATCAGATTCCTCTTGTTCTGTTACAAAGAATTGCTCAATATCATTTTTTGTTAATTCGACTAGGTTTTTTCCAAGGATTTTTTTCGCAAATTCCATATTAGTTTTAGTGGTTTAGGTGCATTAAAAGTTTTAATGGTAGTATAGATAGGTTTATCTAATTACTTGATGATTTTTTTATTCTATAGAAATACTAGCAGAATGTTCTTTTTTATAAATTAGTTCTCCCACAGTTTCAAAAAGTTTATTACCAATATTGTCTAATGTAATTTCGCCTTTTTTAAAATCGAAATATAGATGTAATAACTGGGTGCTAGTTAAAATACAATGCTCCTGCTTGTTGACATAATTCATCATTTGATTTGGAAAATTGGGTTTATCAATTGTTTCTATACGTTCATTTAGAGGAGTTTCTCTATATGTATTAGCTATTAAAATGCCTTTAGGTTCTGTTCCTTTGTCTATGTGGTAATTAGTAACCCATTTTTGTAACTGAGCAGCATGTTTCTCAGCAGCACTTTTTTTTATTCCTTTGATTTCTACAACTCCAACTTTGTCTTGGAATTTAATAATTAAATCATCCCTTCCTTTTTCAGTTTCCTCAAAAGTAAAACCAATTTCTCTTAAAACTTTTTCTACCGTTGTTTCAAGTGGATCGCTCTGTCCTGTAAAAAGTGTTTTTAGTTTATTGAATTCACTTATAGTTTCCTCTTGATCTTTTATTTTTTGTTCAATTAAAGCTTTTTGTTTCATCAATTCTTCTAATTCTTTTGTGGCTTTATTTTCTCCTGGTAATTTGCATTTGTTTGCCCATTCTGGTAGTTGCCAATTGGTTGGTTTAGGTAAAGGGATGTCAAATTCTTTCGTAAAAGAATTTAATTTAGAAAGGAAGTTATTCACAATATCAATTGAATATAAACTATTGTTAATACCAATATTAGGGAAAATAAAAACTTTTCCAGGGTTTATAGGAATGTAACTTCCAACAACGTTTGAAGTATCCTTAATATGCATTATGGGAATCCCTACTTTACCTAACAATGTTCGATTATATGAAAAGTGTTTCCCTTCAGAAACTATAAATTGTTTTAAAGATTGATTCTCAATGCAAGAAATATTAGATCCTAAAAGTTCTTCTGTTTGAAAATTTTCTAATAGAGAAGTAGGGATTAGATTGCTAAAGTCAATAGTTTTTTTTATCTGATTTTTATCAACTGTGAAATGAAAATCAATCGGGGCAAAGTTTGGCGAAAGTAAAATTAGCCTTCTTTTAAGTTTGAAAAAAGTTTTAAGCTCAGTTTTTCTTTTCTCAAAAATGGCTTGAAGTTGTTTAAAATTATTTAATCCTATACTCCTATTTGACATTAGTTTATAATGATAGTGTGTAGCATTCATGTTCCAAAAAATGATATCTCCATCAAGAAAAGTGTTTTTTGAATCAAATAGAATCCTATCAACTTTAAATTGGTTACTTTTTTCGATAAGGTTAAAGTTAATAGTAAGGATTTTCATGTTAATTGTTTTTTATATAAAAAAAATATTGCTGAACAATATATTGAAAAAAACATGTTTTAAAAAAGGTATCTGTATTGTTTTTTACAAAAAAGAAATTTATGTTACAGTATAGTAATCTGCATAATTAGTTTGTAACAAGATTAAAAAAGTGTTCTTTGATTTTTTTGATAGTTAGTAATGAGTATTTCTGTTTTTCTATTTTTTATATTTTGCCGTTCTTTTATTGGTATAATATTGAATCCTCTTTTTTCTGCTTCTTTGATTATGAAAGGATGTGAGAATTCACTCATAGCACAATTAATTCCTGAATTACTCATTATATCGAAACAATCAATACTATCTTTTTCTTTCCAGTTAGGAACTTTGTAATAATGGGATGTATCTAAGTAGACAGGATCTAGGTAAACAAAAGCTATTGATTTATCCAATACAGTTTTTGAGAATGAAATTTTGTCCAAAACAGCTCTAAAGTCATAGTTGGTTATTTTCACATCTTTTAGAGCTTCAAAAGTTGGTTCTATTCTATTTAATAGATTAATTTTTGTGTTGTCCAATCCAAGTCTTAATGTATTTCTCTTTCCTAGGTAAGTGAAGTTACTCAAGAAGATAAAACGAATTGCTTTTTGTAGTGGATCTGTTTCAATATTTTCTTTCCAATAAGAAACTAGTGAGGAAGTAATAGGCAATAACTCAATGTTTCTGTATAATTCATTTTTTCTTTCCTTCAGAACTAAAAATAGATTGGTAACATCATTATCTAAATCATTTAAGATATTGTATTGAGATTTTGGAGTATAAAAGAACATGCCTCCTGCTCCAAAAAAAAGATCAATTCTCATTTTGTGCAGAGGGAAATGCTTATAAATAGCTTTGGCATATTGGCGTTTATTTCCTAGTCTTGTTAATATCATTTGATAGATTATTTTATCATAGTTTCCCCATTGAGAAATCATTGCTTTGGTAACACTTGGAAAGCTATCTATTTAAGAATCCAAAATATCAGAATCAAAATCCTTCTTTTTAGGATTCAAATGTTTAAAAAATAGATTTAAAAAGATGGCAGCACCAAAGCCACAAAGAACAGAGATGCCACCACCGATAAAACTCCCAAACATATAGCTATAAATTGCACTTGCTACGCAAAAGAAAGCAAAGAGCATCCCATAAAATAAACAGACAAATAGCAGCACAATAGACATATCTTAAGCAGTTTGTAAAGTAGAGAAATGAACCTTTTTTGATCCAGAAGAAAACCAAGAAACAATGCCATATTCATCTTCTAAAACAACCGCTCTTTCTTTTGCTTTTCGGAAATTATTTGCACGAGTCTCTTCTGCTTTTGAAGTAAAAGAGCGTTCATAGTTTTTGCTAATAGCATCTTTAAGACGCTTTATTTTATCGACAGTATCATTGTCGAAAATTTCGACAGCTTCCAAATCGACAATTGTTGAGCTGTCGGTTTTTTCAGTTGCATTTGTTGTCAGACAATTGTCGTGGGATTGTTCGGCTGGTTCCCCAACTTCTTGTTGGTTGTTTAAGTCTTTAGTTGAAGTAGATTTAAAGCCTTTTCTCTTTGGTTGCTTGTTTAGTGGGGGAGTGGGTTCGGGAGCAGGGGAGCCATCAAGGCGAGCAATGCTTTTATAATGCCAATGAAAAGCAATCCCTCCAATACAAAGAATTTCTAACAGGACCATAAACCAACCAATCGACAGACCATTATCGTTGTTTTCTGTTACCCAATTATTAACCAGCTCTTTGTTGCTTGCTTTTGCCGTTTTAAGGGCTGCTTTTTTTTCCTTTTTTAAGGCTTCAATCTTTTCGTTAAAGAGCAATACTGTATTAGCATCTTTTGAGCGTAATTTGCCCTTATATTCTCTGTTTTTTCGATAGGTATTGCGTTCGGTTTGTAGCTCTGTGATGTCTTTATCAAATGAAGCTTCCATTCTTGTTATATCGGCTAATTTGGGAGCATCTACGACCATATTAGGAATATATAGAGAAGCATAAAAACTAAGCCCAATAGAGGCAGCAAGAACCAAAACAATACTTGCGCCTAACTTAAGAGAGGTATCTTTTTTGCTATCAAAGTAATTTTTAAAAAATAGCTTTGAAATGATTCTTTTGAGTGCTTCAATAATTGAAGAGCCAACCACACCCAAAGCCACTCCCATATACATTGCCACCGCTGTATTAAGAAAACCTGACAACCACATAAACGTTAAAAAGCCTAAGCCAAATGCCTGAGTATGCCAACTACAAAAGCTTGCTAGAACAGACAGGACATCCCCAATATTTTTTAATCCTCTGTATTCTTGACAGTAGGGGACTTGTTCATATGCTTCTTGTGCTTTTAGGATGTCCCTTTGATTTTTAGAGTCAATGTGTTGACTCTTTGCTAAGTTTGCCATATCTTTAGTCAAATTAAAATGAATAATGCAGCAAACATCAGGATCCGCCAAGATAGATGTTTGCTGTTTTTATTTACACGTAGTTTAAGTCTTGTAATTTTTTGTACATTCCTCTTTTTGCTGTATACATCGTTGGAGCACCATATTCTTGTAAAATTTCAAACTTGCCAGAGGAAGTGTCTAAGTGCAAATACTTAACATGATCCCAGCCATTTCCTTTAACGGGTTGAGTGTACAGCAAAAAACGTTTTCCTTCACTTACAATGCCTTCAGGCAAAACAGAGAATATAGCCACTAAATCTTCCCAGAATTGGCTTGCTGGTTCCACAATTCTTGGCAACAAATCATTTAAGAGCGTAATTAGTTTGATTACCTTTTTTCCGTTTTCAATAACGACAACTGAAATCGTTGAATAAATATCTCCTTTATCCACTAGTTTGGCAGCGTCTATTTCTTGCAATAATTCCTTATCAGAATTACTTAATTTTCTTAGGCTTGCTTTCTCAGAAGGAGAGAAGACTACCTCTACAAAATCACCTGGTTTCATAGCGTTACTTTTTATTGGTTTTGAAAAATATATTTGGATTGTAAAATGCTTTACTAAGCTGTTTTTAGCGTTGAATTGGAATTTATATCTTTGAGATACCAGCCTTCTGCTCGTTTTCCATCATCTCGCTTTTTGCGTTGTCTAATGAATCCAAGAAATTTAAGAGCAGCACCAATTTTATTAGGGGTAAGATTTAGTCTAGGATAGGTTTGTGAGAAACTTTTAAAAAGTTCTGTAGTGGTTAAAAAATCGGTGTGGTCATTTGCTGTGCCGATTTCAAATAGATCAAGAATTAATTCATGCTCAACGTCGTACTTTTTAAATTTTTCTTGATACTTTTTCATTTGCTTCCATTCGGTATTGGTTAGCAAATAATCAAAGGCTCCTTTTTGAGAGGCTTTGTGCAACTGGTAGGCTTGCGCCCAAAATTTTTTTATATCAATTTCAGCGAATTTATTTAAATCAATATGCTCCGTAACTTTAAAAGTTAAAAAGCGAGTATTGCCACTAGGATCTTGCAATATTTCTTGTGGATTAACAGAGCCACAAAAATTGGCAATCCTTGGAGCCATTGTATCACTTTTGCCAAATACACGACGTTTTTTGACCCTATCTTGAGTAATTAGCCCTTTTAGGGATTCCCATTCTTTTTGGTTTTCCATCATGGCCAACTGTTCATCAATTACAATAATGAACGTATCAACCAATCTTAAAACGCTATCATTATTTTTTGATTTTAAATCAATTTCACCTGAATAGAAGTATTCAGGATATTCAGAAGGCCATAAGCTTTTAAAAAACTTTGTTTTCCCTGTGTTTTGTCCACCTACTAGGATAGGGCAGTAGCGATTAGTACAGAAATTATCAACAAAGACATTGGCAACAGAGCCTACAATCCACTTTTTAAAAACCGTATTCCAAAACCCTTTTGGAGCATCTGTTTTAACTAGGCTTGCAACTTGATCGATATAATCTGTTTTATCATCCTTTAAATTGATGTTCCATTCTATAAAAAGTCGTCTTAAAGGATGCTCTTTTGGTGAAAATTCACTTTCTACACTCTTTTTTATCTGTGCTGGTGTGGTTGCGGTTCCTTTAAAAAGTATATGTCTATAAAGTGAATTATAACCCGAATCATCCAACACCGTATATTTTTTTGATTTGATGGCTTTATATTCAAATTGGCCATTCATCAAATTGTATCGAAAGTTGAAATATTTCTTAAGAGCTGTTTCAAGCAAAAACACATTGGCAATCTTATCCCGTGCTTTTGAGTTTTTTACTTTTAGATCTTTCTCTATATAGTCAATCAATGCCCAATAATCCGCTTCAAATTCCTCTTTTTGCTCTTGTGTAAGTACTTCTGTATGGCGTTCTACTAAATCAGTATATTCACGAAATAACTTTGCCTTATATGTCGGTTTTTCTTTAACCTTTTGCAATTGGTTTTTGGAATGATGTTTTGTATAAACTCCTTTTTCAGACGAGGGCAGTTTGGAATATACCCAATCTACCATACTAGCAACGTCCTTTTCCGCTGTATCAAAATTGTTCACAAAAAAAGCCAGACAATCGGCTTCTTCAATTCCGTATTTAAAAGCATCAAGGCAAAAGTGTTTTAAAAAATCGTGTCTGCTTCCCTCTACATAAGAATAGCCATCACGCTCTAGTTTATTGAGCAAACGAGAAAAAACAGCAGCGAGGGCATCACTAGAGGGGGAGTGGGACGGGGGAAGTGATTCCTGCTCGCTGCTCGGCTGTACTTCTTTAGTTTCTTTCTGATTAGAAAATAAATCAGTTTGATATTCAAATGTTTTTGCATCTTTGTTATGCCACAAATCGGGGTCATAGCTCACATAACAAAGTCTATTGATATTGTTCCCTGAAGGATCAGGCTTTACACCTGTTAAGTTATGATAGAAGTCATTAACATGCTTAAATGCTTTTTTGTGATCTTCTTTTTTACCGCCAACTTTTACAAATACTTTGTACCCCTTTCCACTAGGAGAGAGGAAACTAACAAAGGTGTATTTGGATTCATTAAGTTTTTGAGGAAGTGTTGCCACTTCATAATCTGTCAAATTATCAAAATCAACAATAACAATTCTATTATATTCTAGTAGGTCTTCCATTTTAGGAGGACAAACTTTTTTCTTATTGTTGTTATAAGATTGTTTAAAAACGCCTGAAGGAGTAAAGGATGGTAATGTGGTCTTTTGTTTTTTATAAAGCTCTTTTGATTTTGCCAAGGTTTGACGCATTGACAAAATAAGTTTAAACCAATAGCCATTTTGTATATTTTCGCAGATTTGCTTTATATATAGATCTCCAATTTTTTCTCCAAATGTATTTTTATATGATGTACAGCGCATATCTAATCTTTTTGAGAAAACAGGAGCAGTCCCCACTGCCCCTGCATAATAACACAAACAATGCGTTAAAAATCCAATTTAAACTTTGTTGCAGCGACAGGACTCGAACCTGCGACCTGAAGCATATGAAACTTCCGAGCTACCAACTGCTCTACGCTGCTATATTTTAGAAGGGTGGGAGCGGTTTATGCACTCCCTATATTATTAGTCAATAATACTCCAATCTTCTGCCATTAAATCGGCTTGTGATGGAGCCCAGCCTAGCTGTTGTTTTCCTTGTGCATTATACAAGGATAAAACAGGAGGGAATTCGCTATCAGGATCATCTGCCGACATTAGTATTTCAAATAAAGCGACGTGCATCCCTTTTCCATTCCAACCTTGTCTTTGAATTTTTTTACCGTTTTTAACTGCTTTTAGTGCATCTCCAAAATCCATTTTTTTAGTATTTAATTGTTTGATAAATAGGAGCGGATTTTTAATACCGCCCCTAAATAAATATAAGAACACACCCAATGCCCAATTGTGGCTTTATGTTCTCCCTTATTGCTTCTTTTTCAAGAATGAATTGATTTTATGAAATTTCAAATCCAATCTGTAATAACTGGATATAGGTTAAAATATCACCACCTGCTTTTGTGGACTGAACCAATTCTTTTGGCTCAACATCTGCTAACTTTGCCATCTTTTCAATTTCTTCAAACTTAGCTTTGGTGGGGTTTTTAAAGACAAAGGTTTGACGATTAGGAGTGCCAAAGACCTTTGGAACTAGTGCAGAAAAATCTTCCGCAGTAATTCTGTGGGCTAAAAATCTTTCTAAAACTCCTTTTTTCCCTTTCTGTTTTTCCTTTCCCATGAACATAATTATTATATTAGCATGATTCTTGAAGTTGCAAATGCAATAATTAAACTCTTAAATCTGCATAAGTAACTTTTGTACATTACAAATATAACTTCTAAACTTTAAAAATGCAAGGTTTGTGGAGGTAAATTTTACTTTATGGCACAAGGAATACAAAATAGAATTACGCAAGTTATTGATAATCAATACAATGGAGTGAAAAAGAATTTTTGTGAAAAACTAGGAATTAAGCAAGGAACTCTGTTTTCAATGTTCAGAAAGAATACTAATCCATCTTTTGAAATGATTCAAAAGATCTTAGAAAACCATAGAGATATAAATCCTTATTGGCTTATACTAGGAGAGGGGAAAGTAAATGATACGATGTCAACAGAAGAAGTAGAAAATTGTCAACAAAAACTAGAGACTGCTCAAAAAGAAATAGAATACTTAAAAAAGATAAACAGTTTACTAGAAAAACAAAAATAAAGATCATGACCGCAAATGATAGAGTTCGGGAAATGATGGAGAAGTTGAATATCAAGCAACGTGATATATTAGAAAAGGAGCCACGTTTGAGACAGAATACATTAAGCAGCAATCTAAGGGATTCTGTTTGGCCCAATGGGTTGTTGGCAGCTGCGCTCTCAACACATTGGGGTATAAACTTAAATTGGGTTTATACTGGAGAAGGGGCTGAAACGCTTCAAGAGTCTGATAAACAGGTACAAATAGCCTATCTAAAACAGCAAATAGAGGATTTGGCAAGCGTGACAGATTAAAGTCGAGCCGTTTTTTATTTTTAGCCCGACGCTTTATTTTGTTGATTTTCAGTAGTTTATGATTGGCTTGGAGCCGTTGTATACTACTTTTCTTATTAAAGTATAAAAAATAGTACTAAAAACCTCCAAAGAAAGGGCTTTAACATAACTTAAATAGCACTTAAACTTTTAGGAAAGGGGGGGATTCAAAACATTAATTCATCATCAGGAAACAGTACTAGCGGTCTTCTGCGAAATTGAATGCTTTCCCTCAACTTCCGCACGAAAGAGCCGCAAATAGCTACATCAGCTGTTTGCGGTTTCTCCTTTTTTAAGACCTTATCTCTGCTGTTTTCTCCAGAACAGAGGGGTAAAAAAAATGCAAGACTCAAAGAAAGATCCTACCGCTATTAATATAATCGTAGCCCTCAGGATTGGAATTATAATACTGTAAACGTATATAAAGAGCCTGTCCTTTTAAGTAAAAACAATTGCGGTAAGTGCTAGAAAAAAGAGGATACAATTATTGAAGATGACTTATTGTTAGATAATCTCTATTCTTTCTCTTTTATGATCAAAGGTATTTAGGATTTTTTTAGCTGTCGTGCTATCTATTTTAAAATTCTCAACAATCGTATCTTTGTCCTTGCCTCCTTGTTTATCAATTGCTATTTTTTCAAAATCAATGTATTGCCATTGCTCATTTTCCAAGAAGTACAAATGTATTTTGGTGAATCGATTTGCTCTACCCAATTTTAACGCTTCAATGGTGGTTAAT from Aureispira anguillae encodes:
- a CDS encoding AlbA family DNA-binding domain-containing protein, translating into MEFAKKILGKNLVELTKNDIEQFFVTEQEESDIVEYKSYFARGINDHKKKEEGILKTICAFLNSNGGLLVWGAPKGEYDNSKKTKVFKGELDPVDKLISKDSFISKITNRIIPLAAQIRMHTIDAGNNKYVYVFEVEESFTKPHQFNSIYYMRLDGQTNKAPHHYVEALFKQKKYPNLGGYIDFHSITLSSPSGFSSSRHSAILNINVAIFNHSSLLNEENVNVSLFINNGKFSESIRAPHLYQNKGIDYQYNGSLANRNNITDILYFNRPAFFSEKILLYTEPLMIQNFKMELILSFGGKKSPLKESKYYIDLRNFTPDNIKDIIDNKSENILVHESSKELGSERDKVNSFFETLR
- a CDS encoding restriction endonuclease, translated to MKILTINFNLIEKSNQFKVDRILFDSKNTFLDGDIIFWNMNATHYHYKLMSNRSIGLNNFKQLQAIFEKRKTELKTFFKLKRRLILLSPNFAPIDFHFTVDKNQIKKTIDFSNLIPTSLLENFQTEELLGSNISCIENQSLKQFIVSEGKHFSYNRTLLGKVGIPIMHIKDTSNVVGSYIPINPGKVFIFPNIGINNSLYSIDIVNNFLSKLNSFTKEFDIPLPKPTNWQLPEWANKCKLPGENKATKELEELMKQKALIEQKIKDQEETISEFNKLKTLFTGQSDPLETTVEKVLREIGFTFEETEKGRDDLIIKFQDKVGVVEIKGIKKSAAEKHAAQLQKWVTNYHIDKGTEPKGILIANTYRETPLNERIETIDKPNFPNQMMNYVNKQEHCILTSTQLLHLYFDFKKGEITLDNIGNKLFETVGELIYKKEHSASISIE
- a CDS encoding DNA adenine methylase, translated to MISQWGNYDKIIYQMILTRLGNKRQYAKAIYKHFPLHKMRIDLFFGAGGMFFYTPKSQYNILNDLDNDVTNLFLVLKERKNELYRNIELLPITSSLVSYWKENIETDPLQKAIRFIFLSNFTYLGKRNTLRLGLDNTKINLLNRIEPTFEALKDVKITNYDFRAVLDKISFSKTVLDKSIAFVYLDPVYLDTSHYYKVPNWKEKDSIDCFDIMSNSGINCAMSEFSHPFIIKEAEKRGFNIIPIKERQNIKNRKTEILITNYQKNQRTLF
- a CDS encoding VapE domain-containing protein, with the translated sequence MRCTSYKNTFGEKIGDLYIKQICENIQNGYWFKLILSMRQTLAKSKELYKKQKTTLPSFTPSGVFKQSYNNNKKKVCPPKMEDLLEYNRIVIVDFDNLTDYEVATLPQKLNESKYTFVSFLSPSGKGYKVFVKVGGKKEDHKKAFKHVNDFYHNLTGVKPDPSGNNINRLCYVSYDPDLWHNKDAKTFEYQTDLFSNQKETKEVQPSSEQESLPPSHSPSSDALAAVFSRLLNKLERDGYSYVEGSRHDFLKHFCLDAFKYGIEEADCLAFFVNNFDTAEKDVASMVDWVYSKLPSSEKGVYTKHHSKNQLQKVKEKPTYKAKLFREYTDLVERHTEVLTQEQKEEFEADYWALIDYIEKDLKVKNSKARDKIANVFLLETALKKYFNFRYNLMNGQFEYKAIKSKKYTVLDDSGYNSLYRHILFKGTATTPAQIKKSVESEFSPKEHPLRRLFIEWNINLKDDKTDYIDQVASLVKTDAPKGFWNTVFKKWIVGSVANVFVDNFCTNRYCPILVGGQNTGKTKFFKSLWPSEYPEYFYSGEIDLKSKNNDSVLRLVDTFIIVIDEQLAMMENQKEWESLKGLITQDRVKKRRVFGKSDTMAPRIANFCGSVNPQEILQDPSGNTRFLTFKVTEHIDLNKFAEIDIKKFWAQAYQLHKASQKGAFDYLLTNTEWKQMKKYQEKFKKYDVEHELILDLFEIGTANDHTDFLTTTELFKSFSQTYPRLNLTPNKIGAALKFLGFIRQRKKRDDGKRAEGWYLKDINSNSTLKTA
- a CDS encoding DUF2829 domain-containing protein, which codes for MDFGDALKAVKNGKKIQRQGWNGKGMHVALFEILMSADDPDSEFPPVLSLYNAQGKQQLGWAPSQADLMAEDWSIID
- a CDS encoding helix-turn-helix domain containing protein — translated: MTANDRVREMMEKLNIKQRDILEKEPRLRQNTLSSNLRDSVWPNGLLAAALSTHWGINLNWVYTGEGAETLQESDKQVQIAYLKQQIEDLASVTD